Proteins encoded by one window of Paraburkholderia terrae:
- a CDS encoding RDD family protein, translating to MRYASYSRRATALTIDSIWWTAIVLLVPLGPSTEDILLAPESYAATILFWLAIGQCLPILLTGVMWAVWGTSPGKRALRLRIVDADTGRAMTVRQAGLRTLGYLLTFATCGAGFLWVLFNDRKQTLHDRMANTTVVEDEIRERVGT from the coding sequence ATGCGATACGCCTCCTACTCGCGGCGCGCAACAGCGCTGACGATCGATTCAATCTGGTGGACTGCCATCGTGCTGCTCGTCCCGCTCGGACCCTCGACAGAGGACATCCTGCTGGCCCCCGAGTCCTACGCTGCGACCATCCTTTTCTGGCTGGCCATCGGGCAATGCCTTCCCATCCTGTTGACGGGTGTCATGTGGGCCGTATGGGGCACGTCTCCCGGCAAACGCGCGTTGCGTCTTCGGATCGTGGATGCCGATACCGGACGCGCGATGACCGTGCGACAAGCCGGTCTGCGCACACTCGGATATCTCCTGACATTCGCGACTTGCGGTGCCGGATTTCTATGGGTGCTGTTTAACGACCGGAAGCAGACTTTGCATGACCGGATGGCCAATACGACGGTGGTCGAGGATGAAATTCGCGAGCGCGTCGGGACTTGA
- a CDS encoding Ku protein, with the protein MTARSIASLTLSFGLVSIPVKLYSATETASGVGFNLLTPEGGRVKQQYISEATGEVVARVDMKKGYEFEKGQFVVFAPEELKALEEGASHVVEIVSFVPEKSVDPLYYDKAYFIAPDKRGGKPYCLLQQAMRESERCALAKWSSKGKTRIVQIRPADEGMVFQQLLFADEVRGLADLHIEQIAVTDAELQLALQIIDQVSEDVYDPSAYEDEEKKRILEAIDRKIAGKQIVSPEAPAEDSGGQVIDLMEALRASLGANKTKKAGPAKTPASKKGTPVDVEVLASKPRRPARRAASTPEVKEAPPAKVRARK; encoded by the coding sequence ATGACAGCGCGTTCAATCGCATCTCTCACGCTTTCCTTCGGGCTGGTCTCCATACCGGTGAAGCTGTATTCGGCGACCGAGACTGCATCTGGAGTCGGCTTCAATCTGCTGACGCCAGAGGGCGGCCGTGTGAAGCAACAGTACATTTCCGAGGCCACGGGCGAAGTCGTGGCACGGGTAGATATGAAGAAGGGATACGAGTTCGAGAAGGGCCAGTTTGTCGTCTTCGCACCGGAAGAGCTCAAAGCCCTGGAAGAAGGTGCGTCGCACGTTGTAGAAATTGTCTCTTTCGTCCCGGAAAAATCAGTCGACCCGCTCTATTACGACAAGGCCTACTTCATCGCACCCGACAAGCGCGGCGGCAAACCATACTGCCTTCTGCAGCAAGCCATGCGAGAAAGTGAACGCTGCGCATTGGCCAAATGGTCGTCCAAGGGCAAGACCCGTATCGTCCAGATACGGCCGGCCGATGAAGGCATGGTTTTTCAGCAGTTGTTGTTCGCAGACGAAGTGCGCGGACTGGCCGACTTGCACATCGAGCAAATCGCCGTGACCGATGCGGAGTTACAACTTGCGCTACAGATAATCGATCAGGTTTCAGAAGATGTTTATGACCCGTCGGCATACGAAGACGAGGAAAAGAAGCGGATTCTGGAAGCCATAGACCGGAAGATTGCCGGTAAGCAGATCGTGTCGCCAGAAGCGCCCGCCGAGGACTCGGGCGGTCAGGTAATCGACCTCATGGAGGCGCTTCGCGCGAGTCTCGGCGCCAACAAGACGAAGAAAGCCGGGCCAGCGAAGACGCCTGCGTCCAAGAAAGGGACGCCTGTCGACGTCGAGGTGCTTGCGAGCAAACCCCGTCGGCCCGCCAGGCGAGCCGCATCGACGCCCGAAGTCAAAGAAGCGCCGCCGGCAAAGGTTCGAGCCCGAAAGTGA
- a CDS encoding tetratricopeptide repeat protein — MSSRNQSHDYSLRSLQSLLGVSRRVLSGLIAAGFVEPSRGRRNELRFTFQDVVVLRTAFQLQAAKITSRKILRALAKLKADLPEELPLSGIRITAVGDTIAVKTGQSQWDATSGQHLLDFEVAPLRGDVAFLDTAPRTLRSREQQAEEWFALAEQLAGSDVVGAEQAYRKVLELADAPHYHAYTNLGVLLCETETRCEEALSVFERALEHFPDDALLHFNRAVALEELKRYGSAMEGYERCLQLDPDHADAHFNLARLSEIRGDQQGLLRHLSAYRRLIG; from the coding sequence GTGAGCAGCCGCAATCAATCACACGATTACTCGCTGCGCAGCCTTCAATCGTTGCTTGGCGTTTCGCGACGTGTGCTTTCCGGGCTAATCGCAGCCGGATTCGTGGAGCCTTCTCGCGGTCGGCGCAACGAGTTGCGCTTTACGTTTCAGGACGTCGTGGTTTTGCGCACAGCATTTCAGTTGCAAGCGGCGAAAATCACCTCCCGCAAGATTTTGCGCGCGCTTGCCAAGCTGAAGGCCGATCTTCCGGAAGAGCTTCCCCTTTCCGGCATTCGTATCACTGCCGTCGGTGACACCATAGCGGTCAAGACGGGGCAGTCCCAATGGGACGCGACGTCAGGGCAGCATCTGCTCGATTTCGAGGTCGCACCGCTTCGGGGCGACGTTGCCTTTCTTGACACTGCGCCCCGCACGCTGCGAAGCAGAGAGCAACAGGCCGAGGAATGGTTCGCCCTCGCAGAGCAACTCGCCGGCTCTGATGTGGTCGGCGCGGAGCAGGCGTACCGCAAGGTGCTCGAGTTAGCCGACGCACCGCACTACCACGCGTACACCAATCTCGGTGTGCTGCTTTGCGAGACTGAAACGCGCTGCGAAGAAGCGCTGTCCGTGTTCGAGCGCGCGCTAGAGCATTTTCCCGACGATGCGCTGCTGCATTTCAACCGCGCTGTCGCTCTGGAGGAGCTGAAACGCTACGGGTCGGCGATGGAAGGCTACGAGCGATGCCTCCAGCTCGACCCCGACCATGCCGACGCGCATTTCAACCTTGCCCGGCTCAGCGAGATACGCGGCGACCAGCAGGGGCTCTTGCGGCATCTCAGCGCGTATCGCAGGCTCATCGGTTGA
- a CDS encoding PRC-barrel domain-containing protein translates to MTPLDPNTQSQSQSQSQSADQGAGIVGIGVGDGPGPEVMAASTLDGTKVVTADGEHVGKISDIMLDVRDGRIAYAVLSEGGFLGMGTTLHAIPWSALTLNVDEKVFLVNLMADEIKNAPGFDKDHWPSMADPQWGSSVHQYYRQQPYWDATRDAVEERSSNL, encoded by the coding sequence ATGACACCACTCGACCCGAACACGCAGTCGCAGTCGCAGTCCCAGTCGCAATCGGCGGACCAGGGTGCGGGTATTGTCGGCATTGGCGTCGGCGACGGCCCCGGGCCTGAAGTGATGGCTGCGTCTACACTGGATGGAACCAAAGTCGTAACGGCCGACGGCGAGCATGTCGGCAAAATTTCGGACATCATGCTCGACGTTCGTGACGGGCGGATTGCGTATGCCGTGCTATCGGAAGGCGGCTTTCTCGGCATGGGAACAACGCTTCACGCCATTCCATGGAGCGCACTGACGCTGAACGTCGATGAAAAGGTCTTCCTCGTCAACCTGATGGCAGACGAAATCAAAAACGCGCCCGGATTTGACAAGGACCACTGGCCCTCGATGGCAGACCCGCAATGGGGTTCGTCCGTCCACCAGTACTACCGGCAACAGCCTTACTGGGACGCCACCCGCGATGCGGTAGAGGAACGGTCCAGCAATCTGTAA
- a CDS encoding MetQ/NlpA family ABC transporter substrate-binding protein, which produces MSQFLSALKRVLFARNRPAIHAILAAFVFNTAPAFAADTPTLKIGTATSPQIEALKIAAQEAKQQGLDVKIIEFTDWNTPNAALANKDIDVNYFQHIPFLENAKKQGGYDFVPIAPGTIMKIGLYSKKVKRFEDLKDGATVAIANDPVNGGRGLLLLQRAGLIKLKPGVDYRATTLDIVDNPKHLKIVALEASQLARSLDDVDLAQGYPSFIKLAGTTDPNSALLFDGLENKNFAIQWVVRPESVNDPRIRKFISIYQHSPAVRAALDKAFGNLYAVAW; this is translated from the coding sequence ATGAGTCAATTTTTGTCCGCATTAAAGCGTGTCCTCTTTGCGCGGAACAGGCCGGCAATCCACGCCATCCTCGCTGCGTTCGTGTTCAATACCGCTCCCGCATTTGCCGCCGACACGCCGACCCTGAAGATCGGCACGGCAACCAGCCCGCAAATCGAAGCGTTGAAAATCGCGGCTCAGGAGGCCAAACAGCAAGGCCTCGACGTCAAGATCATCGAGTTCACGGACTGGAACACACCGAACGCCGCACTCGCCAACAAGGACATCGACGTCAACTATTTCCAGCACATTCCCTTCTTGGAAAACGCGAAGAAGCAGGGCGGCTACGATTTCGTGCCGATCGCGCCTGGCACGATCATGAAGATCGGTTTGTATTCGAAGAAGGTCAAGCGCTTTGAAGATCTGAAGGACGGTGCGACGGTTGCGATTGCGAACGACCCTGTCAACGGCGGTCGCGGACTGTTGCTGCTGCAACGCGCCGGACTCATCAAGCTGAAGCCGGGTGTCGACTATCGCGCGACCACACTGGATATCGTCGATAACCCGAAGCATCTGAAGATCGTTGCGCTCGAAGCGTCACAGTTGGCGCGCTCGCTCGACGACGTCGACCTCGCGCAGGGCTATCCGAGCTTCATCAAGCTCGCGGGCACGACCGACCCAAATAGCGCATTGCTTTTCGACGGCCTCGAAAACAAGAACTTCGCCATTCAATGGGTGGTGCGTCCGGAAAGCGTCAACGACCCCCGCATCCGCAAGTTCATTTCGATCTATCAGCATTCGCCCGCCGTGCGCGCAGCGCTCGACAAGGCGTTCGGCAACCTGTACGCCGTTGCCTGGTGA
- a CDS encoding methionine ABC transporter ATP-binding protein, with translation MTHLLDVAGFIEESPGLAIKPAPRDDTAPAVVFDDAGKVFSTAHGEPSIALANVRLDVRRGEIFGIIGRSGAGKSTLLRLVNGLEKPTSGAVRVHGVSVGELDERGLVALRRRIGMVFQHFNLLSAKTVYDNIALPLRIAGVPKAAIEKKVAALLELVGLSAKRNAYPASLSGGQKQRVGIARALVHDPDILLCDEATSALDPETTQSVLALLRDINRRLGLTIILITHEMAVIREVCDTVAVIEQGAVVETGAVWRVFGAPKHAATRALLRTLVHDLPDDLAARLKPASDDALPRDATDVLLDVYYTGANGHDPDLTALSAALTVDGGRVSFVHGGIDRIQGHAQGRLVVAAQLSGPGREAGAFASRIAALIERARRHADHVEVLGYV, from the coding sequence ATGACCCATCTGCTCGACGTAGCGGGTTTCATCGAAGAGAGCCCGGGACTTGCCATCAAGCCGGCGCCGCGGGACGACACCGCGCCCGCCGTCGTCTTCGACGATGCAGGCAAGGTATTTTCCACAGCACACGGCGAGCCTTCAATCGCGTTGGCGAACGTGCGGCTGGATGTCCGACGTGGCGAGATATTCGGCATCATCGGCCGCAGCGGCGCGGGCAAATCGACGTTGCTGCGTCTGGTCAATGGACTCGAAAAGCCGACGTCGGGCGCGGTGCGCGTACACGGCGTGAGCGTCGGCGAACTCGACGAGCGCGGGCTCGTTGCGTTGCGGCGGCGCATCGGCATGGTTTTCCAGCACTTCAATCTGTTGTCGGCGAAAACGGTGTACGACAACATCGCGTTGCCGCTCAGGATCGCGGGCGTGCCCAAAGCAGCCATCGAGAAGAAAGTCGCTGCCCTGCTCGAACTCGTCGGCTTGTCGGCCAAGCGCAATGCGTATCCGGCGAGTCTTTCGGGCGGGCAGAAGCAGCGCGTCGGCATTGCACGCGCGCTGGTACACGATCCCGACATTCTGCTGTGCGACGAAGCGACCTCCGCGCTCGACCCGGAAACGACGCAGTCCGTTCTCGCGCTGCTGCGCGATATCAACCGGCGTCTCGGCCTCACGATCATCCTCATCACTCACGAGATGGCCGTGATACGCGAAGTGTGCGATACCGTCGCCGTGATCGAACAGGGTGCCGTCGTCGAAACGGGTGCAGTGTGGCGCGTGTTCGGCGCGCCGAAGCACGCTGCGACGCGCGCGCTGTTGCGCACGCTGGTACACGACCTTCCGGACGATCTCGCCGCCCGCCTCAAGCCCGCGAGCGATGATGCATTGCCACGCGATGCCACCGATGTTCTGCTCGACGTGTACTACACGGGCGCCAACGGTCACGATCCGGATCTCACGGCGCTGAGCGCGGCGTTGACCGTGGACGGCGGCCGCGTGAGCTTTGTACACGGCGGCATCGATCGCATTCAGGGTCATGCGCAGGGCCGTCTCGTGGTGGCCGCGCAATTGTCCGGGCCCGGGCGCGAAGCAGGCGCGTTCGCGAGCCGTATCGCCGCATTGATCGAGCGTGCGCGGCGACACGCAGATCACGTGGAGGTACTCGGCTATGTCTGA
- a CDS encoding methionine ABC transporter permease, with translation MSELWLSELTGAIRDTVLMVGISAFVALIVGIPLALVLVTTTRGGIYERRAVNSTLGALVNAFRSTPFIILLVALLPLTRVLVGTTIGVWAAIVPLSIAAIPFFARVAEVSLREVDRGLIEAAQAMGAQRRHIIWHVLLPEALPGILGGFTITVVAMIGSSAMAGAVGAGGLGDLAIRYGYQRFDTTVMVTVIVLLIAIVTAVQFAGDRLVRRLAQRV, from the coding sequence ATGTCTGAGCTTTGGCTTTCGGAACTCACGGGCGCGATTCGCGACACGGTGCTGATGGTCGGCATTTCGGCGTTCGTCGCGCTGATCGTCGGCATTCCGCTCGCGCTGGTGCTGGTCACGACCACGCGCGGCGGCATCTACGAACGGCGCGCGGTGAACTCGACACTCGGCGCGCTCGTCAATGCATTTCGCTCGACGCCCTTCATCATTCTGCTCGTCGCGCTGTTGCCGCTCACGCGCGTTCTGGTTGGCACGACGATCGGCGTATGGGCTGCGATCGTGCCGCTCTCCATCGCGGCGATTCCGTTCTTTGCGCGCGTCGCGGAAGTGAGCCTGCGCGAGGTGGATCGCGGTCTCATCGAAGCAGCACAAGCGATGGGCGCGCAGCGCCGCCACATCATCTGGCACGTGCTGCTGCCGGAAGCATTGCCGGGCATTCTGGGCGGATTCACGATCACGGTCGTCGCGATGATCGGCTCGTCGGCGATGGCGGGCGCCGTCGGCGCGGGCGGGCTCGGCGATCTGGCGATCCGCTATGGCTACCAGCGTTTCGACACGACCGTGATGGTGACGGTCATCGTGTTGCTGATCGCGATCGTCACGGCCGTGCAGTTTGCGGGCGACCGCCTGGTTCGTCGTCTTGCGCAACGCGTGTGA
- a CDS encoding ABC transporter substrate-binding protein, which produces MIHDASTRARAFNPKKTTFVLLGTLAAGAMLALSGCSKSDADTTTQRAQSSKPVAGGTLTWGVTTEPACFDPHRASQQNAFWVIRNYIDSLISKKTDGTYAPWLAKSWTVADDGKSYTFNLRDDVHFTDGTPFDANAVKANFDYILKNVSTTSASASLLVHFDHVEVVSPYVARLVMKQPDSTTLESLSSVKLGFISPKSLAENKDLCGGGPGIVGTGPFVFGAYQRGQSATFTRNADYKWAPGNAQHQGAAWLEQVTYRFLPEAAVRTGALSSGQVDLIEGVQPTDAAVFDKVDGFQYLTGPSATTSFTLNINYTVPPASDVNVRRALRDGFDLDAIVKSVYLGTVQRAWSNIGPDNPDYNADLKHSWGNDVKQANRLLDEAGWTKRDSEGFRTKDGKRLSIEVGYPQPYVRDSRDVLIRAIQSALRQNIGLDLGLRITTAGDFANQKATGNWTIYPNTDNPSDVAMELWDMLGDQGFLYNAIKTPDQSIVDTINRARLLPIGDERRKLLAFVQKRAVDEAFIVPLFAPAYHLAAKSTVHGVGFEPQLDGPASAYDIWVDRQGG; this is translated from the coding sequence ATGATTCACGACGCTTCTACCCGCGCACGCGCATTCAACCCGAAGAAAACCACTTTCGTATTGCTCGGCACGCTGGCTGCCGGCGCTATGCTCGCATTGAGCGGCTGCAGCAAGTCGGACGCCGACACGACAACACAACGCGCGCAGTCATCGAAGCCTGTCGCGGGCGGCACGCTGACATGGGGCGTGACGACCGAGCCGGCGTGTTTCGATCCACACCGCGCTTCACAGCAGAACGCCTTCTGGGTCATCCGCAACTACATCGATTCGCTGATCAGCAAAAAGACGGACGGCACCTACGCGCCATGGCTCGCGAAATCGTGGACCGTGGCCGACGACGGCAAGAGCTACACGTTCAACTTGCGCGACGACGTGCATTTCACCGATGGCACGCCCTTCGATGCGAACGCCGTGAAAGCCAACTTCGATTACATCCTGAAGAACGTCAGTACGACGTCGGCATCGGCTTCATTGCTGGTGCATTTTGATCACGTCGAGGTGGTGTCGCCGTATGTCGCGCGTCTCGTGATGAAACAGCCGGATTCCACGACACTGGAATCGCTGTCGAGCGTGAAGCTCGGCTTCATCTCGCCCAAGTCGCTCGCCGAAAACAAGGATCTGTGCGGCGGCGGCCCCGGCATCGTCGGCACGGGGCCGTTCGTGTTCGGTGCTTACCAGCGCGGACAATCGGCGACCTTCACCCGCAACGCCGACTACAAGTGGGCGCCGGGAAATGCGCAGCATCAGGGCGCGGCATGGCTGGAGCAAGTGACCTATCGCTTTCTTCCCGAGGCTGCCGTGCGCACGGGCGCGCTCAGTTCGGGACAGGTCGACCTGATCGAAGGCGTGCAGCCGACGGACGCCGCCGTGTTCGACAAGGTTGACGGCTTCCAGTATCTGACGGGACCGTCCGCGACGACTTCGTTCACGCTGAACATCAACTACACGGTGCCGCCCGCCAGCGACGTCAACGTGCGTCGTGCGCTGCGCGATGGCTTCGATCTCGATGCGATCGTCAAGAGCGTCTATCTCGGCACGGTGCAGCGCGCATGGTCGAACATCGGGCCCGACAACCCCGACTACAACGCTGACCTCAAGCATTCGTGGGGCAACGACGTCAAGCAGGCCAACCGTCTGCTGGACGAAGCAGGGTGGACGAAGCGCGACAGCGAGGGCTTTCGCACGAAGGACGGCAAGCGGCTGTCGATCGAAGTCGGCTACCCGCAACCCTATGTGCGCGACAGCCGCGACGTGCTGATCCGTGCTATCCAGTCGGCGCTGCGGCAAAACATCGGCCTCGATCTCGGGCTGCGCATCACCACGGCGGGTGACTTCGCGAACCAGAAGGCGACGGGCAACTGGACCATCTACCCGAACACCGACAATCCGTCGGATGTCGCGATGGAGCTGTGGGACATGCTGGGCGACCAGGGCTTCCTCTACAACGCGATCAAAACGCCCGACCAGAGCATCGTCGATACGATCAACCGGGCGCGGCTGCTTCCCATCGGCGACGAGCGCCGCAAACTGCTCGCGTTCGTGCAGAAGCGCGCGGTCGACGAAGCGTTCATCGTGCCGCTCTTCGCACCCGCCTATCACCTCGCCGCGAAGTCGACGGTTCATGGCGTGGGCTTCGAGCCGCAACTCGACGGCCCGGCGAGTGCGTACGACATCTGGGTCGACAGGCAGGGAGGCTGA
- a CDS encoding ABC transporter permease yields MLKQIVTRVLTGVLVMWLAATTAFLAIHALPGRIEDVLAGDLAYPGLREAIAAQWGLDHSLPWQYGEFLLRLARGDLGTSFVMQQPVLAVLGSQLWPTIQLACAAGLLAIVLALLVATSTAGVVAGRGAWASRVASALELLFTSSPVFWLGLLLLIVFSFHWRLFPVSGAAGWRSLVLPAITLALPTAGVLSQVMRDALESVFERPFVTTVRARGVSELALRTRHVLRHALLPVVTLGGWLIGGLLGGAVITEKMFGRPGIGSVTLTAVTSQDVPVVLAVVLLAAFVHVAISTLLDVLYLFIDPRLRAS; encoded by the coding sequence GTGCTGAAGCAGATCGTCACACGCGTCTTGACGGGCGTACTGGTGATGTGGCTCGCGGCGACCACGGCGTTTCTCGCGATCCACGCGCTGCCGGGCCGGATCGAAGACGTGCTGGCGGGCGACCTCGCGTATCCGGGCCTGCGCGAGGCGATCGCCGCGCAGTGGGGCCTCGATCATAGTCTGCCGTGGCAATACGGAGAGTTTCTGCTGCGCCTCGCGCGCGGCGATCTCGGCACGTCGTTCGTCATGCAGCAGCCGGTGCTCGCCGTGCTCGGCAGCCAGTTGTGGCCGACCATCCAGCTCGCGTGCGCAGCGGGCTTGCTCGCCATCGTTCTCGCGTTGCTCGTCGCGACCTCGACGGCGGGTGTCGTTGCGGGGCGCGGCGCCTGGGCGAGCCGCGTCGCGTCGGCGCTGGAATTGCTGTTCACGTCGTCGCCCGTGTTCTGGCTCGGGCTGTTGCTGCTGATCGTGTTCTCGTTTCACTGGCGGCTGTTTCCGGTGTCGGGCGCGGCCGGCTGGCGCTCGCTAGTGCTGCCTGCCATCACGCTCGCACTGCCGACGGCGGGCGTGCTGTCGCAGGTCATGCGCGACGCGCTGGAGTCCGTGTTCGAGCGGCCCTTCGTGACGACGGTGAGGGCGCGCGGCGTCTCCGAACTCGCGCTGCGCACGCGGCATGTGTTGCGCCATGCGTTATTGCCCGTCGTCACGCTGGGCGGCTGGCTGATCGGCGGTCTGCTGGGCGGCGCGGTGATCACCGAGAAGATGTTCGGCCGTCCCGGCATCGGCAGCGTGACGCTGACGGCGGTGACGTCGCAGGACGTGCCCGTCGTGCTCGCCGTCGTGCTGCTGGCCGCCTTCGTACATGTCGCGATCTCGACGCTGCTCGACGTGCTGTATCTGTTCATCGATCCCAGGCTGCGTGCATCATGA
- a CDS encoding ABC transporter permease, with translation MSELSSLAVGQQRWSLLAKRLPAAVLVSAAFLVALAFAMAFPRVVTPYDPLVSDVAHAMQAPGAGHWFGTDRIGRDVFARVVYGARYSLLIGLASMIVSLLIGLVVGMTAGLGRRAVDESASRVFDVLSAFPPVLLSLFVVTFLGQGIVNIAVAVGIAGIPKFGRVLRAQTLVVRRADYVTHAVVWGLSRRQVFLRHILPNVLAAVPVIATIDIGSAIIAVSGLSFLGLGPQPPTPEWGVMLAEGRDVLRVAWWPSVFPGMAITLTVVAFSVIGKHLSRVYGVKAR, from the coding sequence ATGAGCGAACTCTCATCTCTTGCCGTTGGACAGCAGCGTTGGTCACTGCTTGCGAAGCGGCTGCCCGCAGCCGTGCTGGTGTCGGCTGCGTTTCTCGTCGCGCTCGCTTTCGCGATGGCCTTTCCGCGTGTCGTCACGCCTTACGATCCGCTCGTCAGCGATGTCGCGCACGCGATGCAGGCGCCCGGCGCCGGGCACTGGTTCGGGACGGATCGCATCGGCCGCGACGTGTTTGCGCGCGTCGTCTATGGCGCGCGCTATTCGCTGCTGATCGGCCTTGCCAGCATGATCGTCAGTCTGCTGATCGGTCTCGTGGTCGGCATGACGGCGGGGCTCGGGCGGCGTGCCGTCGACGAGAGCGCGTCGCGCGTATTCGACGTGCTGTCGGCGTTTCCCCCTGTTCTGCTGTCGCTGTTCGTCGTGACCTTTCTCGGCCAGGGCATCGTCAACATCGCGGTGGCCGTCGGCATTGCGGGCATTCCGAAGTTCGGGCGCGTGCTGCGCGCGCAGACGCTGGTGGTGCGCCGCGCCGATTACGTGACGCATGCCGTCGTCTGGGGCCTGTCGCGCCGCCAGGTTTTTCTGCGCCACATCCTGCCGAACGTGCTGGCGGCCGTGCCCGTCATCGCGACCATCGATATCGGCAGCGCGATCATCGCCGTCTCCGGTCTCAGCTTTCTCGGTCTCGGCCCGCAGCCGCCGACGCCCGAATGGGGCGTGATGCTCGCCGAAGGCCGCGACGTGCTGCGCGTCGCGTGGTGGCCGAGTGTGTTTCCCGGCATGGCGATCACGCTGACGGTGGTCGCGTTTTCCGTGATCGGCAAACATCTGTCCCGCGTCTATGGAGTCAAAGCGCGATGA
- a CDS encoding dipeptide ABC transporter ATP-binding protein — translation MKNDFSTARTLVDVRGLEIGFADANDGQPLVRGVDLTIRAGECVALVGESGSGKSLTARSLIGLAGHGARIAARQFVIDGRHALQFRERDWRSVRGGFAGLVMQDALVSLDPLRTVGAEIEETLALHTPSGSRKARRARVYDTMRDVGMPEPERRAQQYAHELSGGLRQRALIASAIVAGPALVIADEPTTALDVTVQAQILDVLAARLREGVGMLLVSHDLAVVAEVADRVLVMHRGEVVESGATLDVLTNPAHAYTRRLIAAQPSAHSRGQRLTSARLDAGAHSAPQGRADVASLIVRDPLPPRQGAARETLLQVVALGKRYGRRGARKETAGGGADTGDFVALDDVSFDVQRGEVVGIVGESGSGKSTCAKLVLGLATPSAGHVRFLGTQWNGEGVREPARRALRSKLQYIPQDPLSSFDPRYCVRQLLDEALSASGLGTQQVRDRSVELLEQVGLDARYLERRPLSLSGGQRQRVAIARAIAPQPALIVCDEPVSALDVYVQAQVLDLLGTLQAELGLSLLFISHDLDVIRHVSDRVLVFKDGRVVEAGDAQRLFVAPRHAYTRLLMSSAPSLRRAKEEGAAGYTREVEPLAG, via the coding sequence ATGAAGAACGATTTCTCCACCGCGCGCACGCTCGTCGACGTGCGCGGACTCGAGATCGGTTTTGCGGATGCGAACGACGGCCAGCCCTTGGTGCGAGGCGTCGATCTGACGATTCGCGCGGGCGAATGCGTGGCGCTGGTCGGCGAGTCGGGCTCGGGGAAGAGTCTGACGGCGCGCAGCCTGATCGGCCTTGCCGGCCACGGCGCGCGAATCGCGGCGCGGCAGTTCGTGATCGACGGACGACACGCATTGCAGTTCCGCGAACGCGACTGGCGCAGCGTACGCGGCGGGTTCGCTGGCCTCGTGATGCAGGACGCGCTGGTGTCGCTCGATCCGTTGCGCACGGTCGGCGCCGAGATCGAAGAGACGCTTGCGCTGCACACGCCGTCGGGCTCGCGCAAGGCACGCCGGGCGCGCGTCTACGACACGATGCGCGACGTCGGCATGCCGGAGCCGGAGCGCCGCGCGCAGCAGTATGCGCATGAGTTGTCAGGTGGCTTGCGGCAGCGGGCGTTGATCGCGTCGGCGATCGTCGCGGGCCCGGCGCTCGTGATCGCCGACGAGCCGACCACCGCGCTCGACGTGACCGTGCAGGCCCAGATCCTCGACGTGCTCGCCGCGCGCCTGCGCGAGGGCGTCGGCATGCTGCTGGTCTCTCACGATCTGGCCGTCGTGGCGGAGGTGGCGGACCGCGTGCTGGTCATGCATCGCGGCGAGGTCGTCGAAAGCGGCGCGACGCTCGACGTGCTGACGAATCCGGCACATGCCTACACGCGCCGGCTGATCGCCGCTCAGCCGTCCGCGCATTCGCGCGGGCAGCGGCTGACGTCGGCGCGTCTCGATGCGGGCGCGCACAGTGCGCCGCAGGGGCGTGCCGATGTCGCGTCGCTGATCGTGCGCGACCCGTTGCCGCCACGGCAAGGCGCTGCGCGCGAGACGCTGTTGCAGGTTGTGGCGCTTGGCAAGCGCTATGGGCGGCGAGGCGCGCGCAAAGAGACAGCGGGCGGCGGAGCCGACACGGGCGATTTCGTTGCGCTCGACGACGTGTCGTTCGACGTGCAGCGCGGCGAAGTGGTCGGCATCGTCGGCGAATCGGGTTCGGGCAAGAGCACCTGCGCGAAGCTCGTGTTGGGACTCGCGACGCCGTCGGCGGGCCATGTGCGCTTTCTCGGCACGCAGTGGAACGGCGAGGGTGTGCGCGAACCGGCGCGCCGCGCGCTGCGCTCGAAGCTGCAGTACATTCCGCAAGACCCGCTCAGTTCGTTCGATCCACGATACTGCGTGCGGCAATTGCTCGACGAAGCGTTGTCGGCGTCGGGCCTGGGCACGCAGCAGGTGCGGGACCGTAGCGTCGAACTGCTCGAACAGGTCGGGCTCGATGCGCGTTATCTCGAACGGCGGCCGCTATCGCTGTCGGGCGGGCAGCGGCAGCGTGTGGCGATTGCTCGCGCGATTGCACCGCAGCCGGCGCTGATCGTCTGCGACGAGCCCGTGTCGGCGCTCGATGTGTACGTGCAGGCGCAGGTGCTCGATCTGCTCGGCACGTTGCAGGCTGAGCTGGGTTTGTCGCTGCTGTTCATTTCGCACGATCTCGACGTGATCCGGCATGTCAGCGATCGCGTGCTCGTGTTCAAGGACGGACGCGTTGTCGAAGCGGGTGACGCGCAGCGTCTCTTCGTCGCGCCACGTCACGCTTACACGCGCTTGCTGATGTCGTCCGCTCCGTCGTTGCGGCGCGCGAAGGAGGAGGGCGCCGCCGGGTACACGCGTGAGGTCGAACCGCTTGCGGGATAA